In Brevibacterium zhoupengii, the following are encoded in one genomic region:
- a CDS encoding carboxymuconolactone decarboxylase family protein, with the protein MTDFFDREGDGKYDKAYKETTPDILKAFGDFNNAVFAEDGREIPLKYRELIAYAVGLTTQCAYCIDAHANAAVKAGASETELAETAWTASAIRAGGAFAHGRLGFKLTGVHDHS; encoded by the coding sequence ATGACTGATTTCTTCGATCGCGAAGGCGACGGAAAGTACGACAAGGCCTACAAGGAGACCACTCCGGACATCCTCAAGGCCTTCGGTGATTTCAACAACGCAGTCTTCGCCGAGGACGGACGCGAGATCCCGCTGAAGTACCGCGAACTCATCGCCTACGCCGTCGGACTGACGACGCAGTGCGCCTACTGCATCGATGCGCACGCGAACGCCGCGGTCAAAGCTGGCGCCTCGGAAACCGAGCTGGCAGAGACCGCCTGGACCGCCTCGGCGATTCGGGCCGGTGGAGCATTCGCCCACGGACGCCTCGGCTTCAAACTCACCGGAGTCCACGACCACAGCTGA
- a CDS encoding SRPBCC family protein has product MTMLLGCHVDRPGDVLTIEWSLGYAQSSVWKHLTDPKTLNEWLGRPMTFDARAGGEIIVDHDDGYLCRSEVLSVSHDHGTSHASSVELSWEFPDEPPSRLSLRVFDSDSGVDDGTGHTPITGLLLQHYGLGSLIDSYVAGWLTHLTYFEASLGATPLPPGQFWALCATLERLRASANGDDLPR; this is encoded by the coding sequence TTGACAATGCTGCTTGGCTGTCATGTAGATCGCCCGGGCGACGTCCTGACCATCGAATGGTCGCTCGGCTATGCCCAGTCCTCGGTGTGGAAACATCTCACTGATCCTAAGACGTTGAACGAATGGTTGGGGCGGCCAATGACGTTCGATGCTCGAGCCGGTGGCGAGATCATCGTCGATCATGACGACGGATATCTCTGCCGCTCCGAGGTTCTGTCCGTGAGCCACGACCACGGCACGTCTCACGCCAGCAGCGTGGAACTGTCATGGGAATTTCCCGATGAACCCCCGAGTCGCCTGTCCCTGCGAGTGTTCGACAGCGACAGCGGAGTCGATGACGGCACCGGCCACACGCCGATAACTGGTCTGCTTCTCCAGCATTATGGCCTCGGATCGCTCATCGATTCCTATGTGGCCGGCTGGCTGACCCACCTCACGTACTTCGAAGCCTCACTCGGTGCGACACCACTACCGCCGGGCCAATTCTGGGCTCTCTGCGCGACGTTGGAACGGCTCCGCGCATCAGCGAATGGCGACGACCTGCCTCGCTAG
- a CDS encoding serine hydrolase domain-containing protein, which produces MADGDKTLPSSSDGSGKRRFGALSGNTKGIKPAADQTGDNAASPAPPSEPPVEMPPLPRAGDLTSASEDAIVDPSEAILERIDLDSWKWPEYFAFSLTRMEELFPVGGIPRGIGPVRELVTEENDFRPLPIDREKWSGADEKWSTVGDVLANTFTDAWMVSRDGIALEEEYAWPMKPARQHMLFSISKSIVSAVIGALTDAGLLSPGDLVTTRVPALAESGYAGATIRDLLDMRSGIKFSEEYLKEGSEIRALFEAVDFAPRTATSANGIKEFLKGLTSEREHGGAYVYRSCETDVLAWICEAVVGQPFSVIASEYVWSKIGAAHAAQVCQDRWGGSIADGAISTTLRDLTRFGEMIARGGTTAEGVRVLSGQWIDDIFTGAADSAQVFADSPSGQSYPGGMYRSQFWVPSASRDVVIGIGIHGQMLYIDRATQTVGVKLSSDPQPVSLAQQHGTLAMFEAIAEAVPPKSGSAAASPVASAAELANDVGTAAPAAPVPNASAVAASAPAPGAAAPNASAPTLAAPTTAAPTTAAPTTAAPTAAAPTAAAANVAVPSAAATGSVIPNVVAPTAAAPSIAPQPYVAQPGII; this is translated from the coding sequence ATGGCAGATGGCGACAAGACCCTGCCCAGCTCCTCCGACGGGTCAGGTAAACGCCGCTTCGGCGCGCTCTCGGGAAACACCAAGGGCATCAAGCCAGCGGCGGACCAGACCGGCGACAACGCCGCCTCACCCGCACCTCCCTCGGAACCTCCAGTTGAGATGCCGCCGCTACCACGAGCCGGCGACCTCACCTCGGCGAGCGAAGACGCCATCGTCGACCCGTCGGAGGCGATCCTCGAACGCATCGACCTCGATTCCTGGAAATGGCCGGAGTACTTCGCGTTCTCACTGACCCGGATGGAAGAACTCTTCCCCGTTGGCGGCATTCCGCGCGGGATCGGCCCGGTCCGCGAGCTTGTGACCGAAGAGAACGATTTCCGCCCCCTGCCCATCGACCGCGAGAAGTGGTCCGGTGCTGACGAAAAGTGGTCGACCGTCGGCGACGTTCTGGCCAACACATTCACCGATGCCTGGATGGTCTCCCGCGACGGCATCGCGCTGGAGGAGGAATACGCCTGGCCGATGAAGCCAGCTCGCCAGCACATGCTGTTCTCGATCAGCAAGTCCATCGTCTCCGCTGTCATCGGCGCACTCACCGACGCGGGCCTTCTCTCTCCCGGCGACCTGGTCACCACCCGTGTCCCCGCACTGGCCGAGAGCGGATATGCCGGAGCGACCATCCGCGATCTTCTCGACATGCGATCGGGCATCAAGTTCTCCGAGGAATACCTCAAGGAAGGATCCGAGATCCGGGCCCTGTTCGAAGCGGTCGATTTCGCGCCGCGGACAGCCACCTCGGCGAACGGAATCAAGGAATTCCTCAAGGGACTGACCAGCGAACGCGAGCACGGCGGGGCCTACGTCTACCGCAGCTGCGAGACCGACGTCCTAGCTTGGATCTGCGAAGCCGTCGTCGGTCAGCCCTTCTCCGTCATCGCCAGCGAATACGTCTGGTCGAAGATCGGTGCTGCTCACGCGGCGCAGGTCTGCCAAGACCGGTGGGGCGGTTCCATCGCCGACGGCGCCATCAGCACCACCCTGCGCGACCTGACCAGGTTCGGTGAGATGATCGCCCGCGGCGGTACCACCGCCGAGGGAGTGCGTGTCCTCTCCGGCCAGTGGATCGACGACATCTTCACCGGAGCGGCCGACTCTGCCCAGGTCTTCGCCGACTCCCCGTCGGGGCAGTCCTACCCAGGCGGCATGTACCGCAGTCAGTTCTGGGTGCCCTCGGCCAGCCGCGACGTGGTCATCGGCATCGGCATCCACGGCCAGATGCTCTACATCGACCGCGCCACCCAGACCGTGGGCGTCAAGCTCTCAAGCGACCCCCAACCGGTGAGCCTGGCCCAACAGCACGGGACTCTGGCCATGTTCGAGGCCATCGCCGAGGCGGTTCCCCCGAAGTCCGGATCCGCCGCTGCGTCGCCGGTGGCGTCCGCAGCCGAACTCGCGAACGACGTCGGCACTGCCGCTCCCGCAGCACCAGTTCCGAACGCTTCGGCAGTGGCTGCGAGCGCCCCTGCGCCAGGCGCCGCCGCTCCGAACGCTTCCGCACCAACCCTTGCTGCACCAACCACAGCAGCGCCAACCACAGCAGCACCAACCACTGCCGCGCCAACGGCTGCCGCGCCAACGGCTGCAGCCGCGAACGTCGCAGTTCCCAGTGCTGCCGCAACAGGCTCGGTCATTCCGAACGTCGTCGCGCCAACGGCTGCCGCACCCAGCATTGCTCCGCAGCCATACGTGGCTCAGCCCGGCATCATCTGA